A segment of the Streptomyces pactum genome:
CGGGAATGCTCATCGGCGCCCCGGCGAGCCAGGGAGAGCCCATGACCAAGGGCAGCCTCACGAAGTGCAGCGGTTTCGAGTGCCGGAACAAGGACTCCCAGCGCATGGAATGCCACATCGGAGTGTGGACCGCTGCGGCAGCGAAGGTCGACGGCGTCCACCTGGAACTGCGCTACAGCCCGCGCTGCGGAGCCGCGTGGGCCAGGATCACCGAGGGCCAGGTCGGGGACACGGCGAGGGTCGAGGGGCCGCACAACCACTCGGCCACCCGCTCGATCACCTACGACCGGGACACCTACTCACCCATGGTCGAAGCCCCCTACCCCGCGGCCGCACGCGCCTGCGTGGTCCTCAAGGACGGGGGCAAGGAGGTCTGCACCCCGCACGGTGGCGCCTCGCCGCTGCCTGCCGCGGTCACCGACGAGAGCAAGCCGTAGCCACTGGCCGCCCGCGTCCGGACTGACCCTAGGTTGCGCGGCCGGCCGCAGAGCAACCCTCCCCCGCTACAGCGGCGGTCCGCTTCGGCGGTCATCCGCTGTAGCTCCGCCTCGGCCGGGTGCCTCGCCGGGGCGGTGGTGTCTGGTGTCGCCCGAGGTGGCCAGGTACGGCTCCCGCTCCTCCTCGGCTCCCGGGTCCGGCGGCGGGGGCGGCTCCTGGTGGCCGCCCGCGCAGGCGGGAGGCTTCATGTGCGGCCTGGAGGCGTGCAGCGTGTTGATCCACTCGGCCTCGGCGAGCTCGCGTCCCGGCGTCTTCTCGCCCGCGTAGGTGCGCAGCCGGCCCAGGTGGAGGGCGGTGAGCATCTCCCGCGTCCAGCGGTGCCGGTACCAGCAGGGTGGGAGGTCGTTGTGCAGCTCGGCGGTGCGGCGCAGCCACTGGACCCAGGTGCGCAGTTCGCGCCGGCAGGCCCGACGTTCGGACGGGGCACGATGACCGACCCGGCGCGGCGGTGGCGCTTCGGCCGGTGTCGGAGGCACTGTGGGCTACAGGGACGCCGGGTGGTTGTCCAGGAAGCGGTGCTCGCGAACTTCCAGGGCATCACCTCATCAACGGGGCTGTTCGATGGATAGCCTTCCCGCGTGATCCTGGTCTCTTGGTATATCAACGGCTCTACTGGCCACCGCCTGGCGCCCACCGTCGCGCAGGCCCGGAACGCTGTGTCCGCGGCCCTGGACGCAGAGGCTGCGACAGCTCGAACCCTTGCTACGAACGCCTCCCGCAGCACTCCGAAGCACACCTGAACTGGGCACTCATCACCACGATGACCAGGTGCCTCACCCGCCAGAACCCGCGAACCAGCCAGTGGACGAAACGGCCAGCCGGTTGACCTGGCAGGGCTGGTGCTTTTGGCAGCCGAGCAGCGCCTGTGCGAGCCTGCTGCCACTCCTCCGAAAGGGCTCACCCTGATGCTCGGCATGGTTGTCTGGGACGTCCGCTCTCGCGCTTCGACGCGAGAGCGGTAACGGCCACCTGCCTCAACGCACACGCCTGTCCGATGGACAGGCGTGGGTTCACGCCTGCTCCTCGTCGAAGTGCTCTTCGTGCCCCTGCACGTTCGACCACGAGGAGTACGTGGTGTCCACCATCCACTGGACCGAAAACCACACCCACCAGTCCGCCCGCTGGCACTCCGAGAACGCCGCCCCTCTTCCCCAGCGAACCATCGTCGCCGACGACCGAACTAAGGCCGACGACGCCTACCGACAGGCGTGCGAAGGAACGGCTCTGCTCTGGCGAGGCGACTTCCACAACGCCCGGCAACTGCTACAGGCGATGGGCCGCCGCATCGACCGCAAGCCGCCCAGGCTCAGCACGTCCCCGAGCGAGAACTTCCACCTGCACCGACGCAGCAGCAGTCACCGCGCCCGTGTCCTCGGAAAGCTCCTGGTGCCGTTGGACGACGACTACACCTTGACGTTGCGCCGAGCCCCGAACGTCCGCCAGGCGTGCCTGGAAGCCTACGGCCCCTCAAAGGGACCCATGGCGGTGTCCCTGCGAGAGCTGCTGGGAGTGATCGGTGCTCACCAGTGGCGCCTGAAAGGGATCGACGTGCCGGCGCTCGGGACTCGCATCCACCCCCACTACGGCGTGTTCGCACCCGTCAGAGGCGAGTACGTCGACCTGGTCGCCCACACGCCACTGCCGCCCGCAGCCCGGCACAGTGCCGCCACCAGTACGGCATTCGACCTCGGCACCGGAACCGGCGTCCTCGCCGCGGTCCTGGCCCACCGCGGTATCAACCGCGTCATGGCCACCGACATCAGCCCACGCGCGCTGGCCTGTGCCAGAGAGAACGTCCACCGGCTCGCATTGACCGACCGTATCGACGTGTCGGGCCCCGGCCTGTTCCCCGAAGGCCGCGCCGACCTCATCGTTTGCAACCCGCCCTGGCTCCCCGCCCGTCCGACCGGCCCCATCGAACAAGGCGTCTACGACCCGGACAGCACCATGCTCCACAGCTTCCTCGCCGGACTGCCCGCCCACCTCCGACCAGGCGGCGAGGGCTGGCTCATCCTGTCCGACCTGGCAGAGCACCTCGACCTCCGAACTCGTCAGCAGCTACTCGACGCCCTCCAGGCAGCACAGCTCCACGTCGTGGGCAAGATCGATACCCAGCCCCGGCACCCACGCTCCCAGGACGCCGCCGACCCACTCCACACAGCACGAAGCGCCGAGACCACGTCCCTCTGGCGTCTGATCCCGGCACCATGACCGGCACCCGGGCCAGGCAGCAGCATCGCGCCTCCCAGTTCACCAGGTGAGCACATCCCGTGGGCGACTTTGCCGCACTCACGGGATGACCAGCCAGAGGCTCGAAAACACCTACTGAAGAGCGTTTTGTCCCGTCAGGGTTGTTCTTATGGCGCTTCGATGGGCGAATGGGTCTGTGACTGCTGAGGCAAGAGTGGTCAATGCGGCCTGTAAGGCAGGAGACTCCATGCCTCTGCCCGTTTGAGTCGGGTCGCTCCTGTCTGATCCCAAAGCGCCCCTGGTTGACGCTGTTTGCGCCCTGTGGGCGCGACGTGCACGACGGTACTACCGAAACATGACGGCGCCGACCCTGGACCGCCGGGCCGGACGGTGCCGCGGCATCAGCCGCCCGCGTCCACGCTGTTGTCGGGTGCTCCGTCACCGAACGGGGGCAGGTCGCCGCGCTCCACCGGTGCGCTGGGCGCGGGTTCGGCGGAGGGCAGGAGGCCGGCGGCCTCGGCGGCGTCGGGGCGGTGGGCGGCCAGGGCGGCCTCGCGCAGGACGTCGCGCGGTACGGCGTCCGCCTCGCCCGAGACGCGCACGACGTGGCCCTCCTCGAGCACGGCGTACTCGTGGCGTCCGGCCCCGGTGCGGTACCAGGCGTCGCCGTCGCGCTCGCAGGTCGTGCGCTCACCGGACATGTCGCCGACCGGCTGCCCGGGGCAGGTGGCGGCCGTGATCGAGCCCCGGTCGACGGAGAGGCGCAGTTGGGCGCCGGTCTCGCCGGAGACCCAGGTGGCGGAGAAGCCGTCGTCGCCGAGGACGCCGACGGACTGCCGGGCCAGGCTGAAACCGGGGGCCTCGGTGACGTAGACCAGTTCGGGCGCGATGCCCAGCGCCTGTGCTCGGGCGTCGAGTTCACCCTGGTCGGCGGCCTCGGCCGACCGCGTGGAGGAGCCGGACGCGGGGTCGGCGTCCGCCTTCTCGGAGCCGCAGGCGGTGAGCAGCAGCGGGGCCAGCAGCAGCACCGGCAGGACGCGCGTGGGACGAATCATGCGGCCATCCTGCCGCACAGGCGTTCCACAGGTGGGCCGGGCCGCCTACGCTCGGCCGCGATGAGCGCCCTTCCCGCCCTGCTGGACCACCTGGTCCTGGCGACCCCCGATCTCGCGGCCACGGTCGCCGACTTCACCCGGCGCACCGGTGTCGCCCCCGCGCCCGGTGGTGCGCACCTCGGCCTGGGCACCCGCAACCACCTCGTGGGGCTGGGCGGCACCGCCTACCTGGAGATCATCGGCCCCGATCCGGACCGGTCCCCGCCGAACGGGCCGCGCCCCGTGTGGCTCGAGCGGCTCACCGCCCCGCGGTTCGTGTCCTGGGCGATCCGCCCGCCCGAGCTGGACGCGGCGGTGGCGGCGGCCCGGGCACGCGGTCACGATCCCGGCGCGGTACACCGGATGAGCCGGAGCCGCCCCGGCGGTGCGCTCCTCGAGTGGCGCCTGACCGACGGCGCCCACCCTTCCGGCCTGGTGCCCTTCCTCATCGACTGGGGCACGACACCCCATCCCTCGTCAGGCCTGCCCGTCACTCCCCTGCTAGCCCTCACCGCGACCGCCCCCGACCCGGCCGTGATCCGCCCGCTGCTGTCCGCGCTCGGCACCGCGCTCCCGCTCACCGCCGGTCCGACGGGCCTGTGCTGCACGGTGGACACACCGCGGGGGCCGGTGTCGTTCGGCCCGCCGTAAGAGCGGCGGGGGCCGTCGGGTCAGGGGCGGTGCGCCGCGGCGTCCTTCGTGAGCTGGACGGCAGCGACCAGGCTGAGGCCGGGGGCCGCCTCGCGGAGGACCTTGACGGCCCGCACGGAATCGGCCGGGCCCTGGTAACCGGCCATGGCGAAGCGTTCGTGGACCCAGCGGGCGCGCAGCTCGGCGTCACAGGCCCCGGCGGCCCGCTCGGCCAGGGCAGCGGCGAGCTCCAGTCCGGGCCGCTGCTCGGGCGTCGCCTCGGCGAGCGCCTGGCGGATGCCGTGGGCCATGACGTCCGCGTCGCGCAGGACGAGGACGTTGAGTTCCGGTTGTCTGCCGCGTCCGAACATGGAGCCATGATCGGTGCCGAGGCCTGTGCGGTTCAAGTGACTTGAGGAGCTCCTGAGGCACGGACCACCCGGCGGCCCTTCCGGGCCCGTCCCGCGCGTGTCCGATTCTTTCAAGACCGGTCTCGCGGGCCCTGCCTACGGTGGCCCCATGACCGCACGATTCAACGCCATCAGTCTCATCGTCGCCGACATGGCCGCCTCCGTGGCCTTCTACCGCCGGCTCGGCTTCGCGTTCCCCGAGGGCGCCGGGGGCCGGCCGCACGCCGAGGCCGGACTGCCGGGCGGAATCCGGCTGCTGCTCGACACCGAGGAGTCCGTCCGCTCCTTCACGCCCGGGTGGCAGCCGCCGGCCGGCGGCGGTCGGCACTCGCTCGCCCTGCTGTGCGACACGCCGGCGGAAGTCGACGCGCTGTACGAGGAGCTGACCGGCGCCGGCTGCCACGGCGAGCGCGAGCCCTGGGACGCCGTCTGGGGGCAGCGGTACGCCGTCCTGAGCGACCCGGACGGCCACGGCGTCGACCTGTTCGCGCCGCTAGCCGCGTCGGCCCAGTAGCTCCCCGGGCGCCACGCCCGCCAACTCCCGTACGTCCCGCGTCAGATGGGCCTGGTCCGCGTAACCGGACCGGACGGCCGTCTCGGCGAGGGACGTGCCGGCCCGGGCCAGGGCGAGGGCGCGCTGCAACCGCAGTACGCGGGCCAGCGTCTTGGGCCCGTAGCCGAAGGCGGCCAGCGAGCGGCGGTGCAACTGACGTGCGCTCACGCCCAGTTCGTCGGCGGTGGCGGCGACCGTGCGGCCCGCGTCGAGGGCGGTCACGACCCGGCGCAGCAGCGGGTCGGGGGGCTCGGTGTCGGCCGCCCGGGACAGCGCCGCCTCCTCCAGGCCGCTCGCCGGGTCGGGGGCCGCGTTCACCCGTGCGGTCAGGCGCCGCACCCGGGCGGCCGGCCAGAGGTCGGTGAGGTCGACGCGCCGGTCGCGCAGTGCGTGGGCGGGGACGCCGAGGAGGGCGGGTGCGGTGCCGGGGTAGAGGCGGACGCCCGCCCAGGGGCCGGGTGATCCCCCGGTGGCGTGGGCGCGGGTGTCGGGGCCCGCGACCAGCAGCCGGCCGTCGTGCCAGAGCAGGTCCATGCAGCCGTCGGGCAGGACACGTCCCGGTCCGGGCGCGGTCGGGGTGTTGGTCCACACCACGGCGCCGTTCAGCCGGGAGGCCCGTTCCGCGTACACGCCTGCCAGGCTACGCCGGGGTGCGGTACTCCTGCGGGCTGACGCCGTACACCCGTTTGAAGGCCGTGGACAGGGCGAACGCGCTGCCGTAGCCGACCTGGCGGGCGATCGCGCCGAGCGTGTCCTGGGTGTCGCGCAGCCGGTCGGCGGCGAGGGCGAGGCGCCAGCCGGTGAGGTACGCCATCGGGGGTTCGCCCACCAGGTCGGTGAAGCGCCGGGCGAGCGCGGCGCGGGAGACCCCTGCCTCGGCGGCGAGGGACGCCACCGTCCAGGGGTGCGCCGGGTCGTCCTGGAGCTGCCGCAGCGCCCGGCCGACGACCGGGTCGCCCAGCGCCCGGTACCAGGCGGGCGGCTCGGCCCGCGGCCCGGCGAACCAGGCGCGCAGAGCGGCGATGACCAGCAGGTCGAGGAGCCGGTCCAGGACGACTTCCTGGCCCGGCTCGTCCCGCGTGACCTCCGTCGTCAGCAGCGGCGTGAGCGGGCAGTCCCACTGGTCGGAGTCGAGGGACAGCAGCGGCGGCAGGGCGTCCAGCAGCCGGCCGCCGATCTCGCCCCGCACCAGGTAGGTGCCGATCAGCAGCACCGCGCCGCCGTCGGGACGGTCGCCCCAGGTGCGCACGCCCAGGTCCATCGAGCCGTTGAGGGGGCGTCCGTCGGGGTAACCGCACGCGCCGCCCGGAAGGATCACCGCCTGCGGCGGGGTGCCGGGGTCGTCGGCGCAGGTGTACGGGTCCGGGCCGCGCGCGATGGCGAGGTCGCCGGCCCGCAGCCGCAGCCGGTCCCCCGTGTCCGGCACGATCCAGGCGTCGCCGCGGACCATCAGCATCACCGTCAGGGGCGCCCGGTCCTCGACGCGCACGGCCCACGGCGGGTCGAAACAGGCGCGGATCATGAACGCGCCACGGGCGCGGGGGCCCTCCAGCAGACCGGCGAGTGCGTCCATGGCGTCACAGCGTAGACGCACGCGTATGGGAGCGAGCCCTTCGGCGATGGGAACGTACGGCGCCCGGCAGTTGACTGGAGCCATGACGGACACGAGGACACACGGGGACATGACGGTCGTGGTGACGGGGGCCTCCGGTCGCACCGGACGACGGGTGGCCGAGGCGGCACGGGCGGCCGGGCTGACGGTGCGGGCGGCGTCCCGGGCGACGGGCTTCGACTGGCGGGACCCGTCGACCTGGGCGGACGTCCTGCGCGGCGCCGACGCGGCCTACCTGGCCCACCCGACCGACGTCGGCGCCCCCGACGCCGCCGGGGCGGTCGGCGCGCTGGCTCGCGAGGCGGCCGGGCTCGGCGTACGGCGGCTGGTGCTGCTGTCGGCGCGGGGTGAGGAGCAGGCGCGGCCCACCGAGGAGGCGCTGGCCGGGGCGGGCGCGGACTGGACGGTCGTGCGGGCCGCCTGGTTCGCGCAGAACTTCAGCGAGGGCCCGCTGGTCGAGGAGTTGCGGCAGCACGGGGAGCTGGTCTTCCCCGGCGGTGGGGTCGGGGAGCCGTTCGTGGACCTGCGGGACGTCGCGGACGTGGTGGTGGCGGCGCTGACCTCCGGCGACCGGTATGCCGGGCGGGTGCTGGAGGTGTCGGGGCCGCGGCTGCTGACCTTCGGGGAGGCGGTCGCCGAGATCGCCGGGGAGACGGGCCGCGCGCTGAGGTACCGCGCCGTGTCAGCGCACGAGTACGGCGAGAACCTGGCCGGGTTCGGGGTGCCGGAGGAGGAGGCCGCGTTCCTCGTGGAGCTGTTCGGCGCCATGCTCGACGGCCGCAACGCCCACCTGTCGGACGGCGTCCAGCAGGTGCTGGGCCGTCCGCCGAGGGACTTCGCGGACTTCGTCCGGGACGGGGCGGCGGCGGGGACGTGGCGGGCGGCGCCCGTGTCGTAGCGCCCCCGCCGGGGCAGCGGCGCGCGCCGTTGTCCCGCGGGCCGCCCTTCGCGCTGGACGACGGCGCGGGGTCGGCCGGATCTACGAGGCCTCCGGCTTGTTGTGGTTCGCCTTGTCGTGGTTGGTGCTGCCGTGGTTGACGTTGTTGTGGTTCACGTTGTCGTGGTGCGCGGGCGGCGTGCTCTTCACGTGGGTGCGCAGGCGGGACGTGACGTCCTCCGGGGGCAGGAAGCGGGACCAGCGTTCCGGGAACTCGGAGGGCATGTCGGGGTCCGACTCGCCGCTCGCGGCGGTGCGGGCCACGTACTCGGCGACCTGGGCCTGGCGCAGCCGCTCGTTGGCCTCACGGGCGGCGGCGGTGGCCGCGGCCGGCCAGACCCGGTCGATGGCCGCGTTGACCGCGGCCCCGACGAGCACCGCGAACGCGGACACGCCGATCCACAGCAGCACGGCGACGGGCGCGGCGAGCGAGCCGTAGATGGTGGGGCCCTCCACGGTGCTGGTCAGGTAGATGCGCAGCAGGAAGCTGCCGAGCACCCACATGGCGAGGGCGACCAGCGCGCCGGGCACGTCCTCGATCCACGGGGAGCGCACGGGCACGGAGACGTGGTACAGCGTGGTCAGGAAGGCGACGGACAGGATGATGACGACCGGCCAGTAGAGCACCTGGACGACCGTCGTCGACCAGGGCACGATCCGCACCACGGCGTCCGGCCCGGCCACCATCAGCGGCAGCGCGACCGACCCGATCAGCAGGGCCACGAGGAACAGCAGGAAGGCCATCAGGCGGGTCTTGACGATCCCCCGGACGCCGTCCAGGCCGTACATCACGGTGATGGTGTCGATGAAGACGTTCACCGCGCGGGAGCCCGACCACAGGGCGAACAGGAAGCCGAGGGAGATGACGTCGGGCCGGCCGCCCTTCATCACGTCGTCCAGGATCGGCTCGGTGATCTGCTCGACGCCCCGCTCGGAGAGCACCGCGCGGGAGGCGTCCAGGATGCTGGTGCGCAGGCTGTCGGTGGTGTCGGCGCCGATCCACAGGTCGACGTAGCCGAGCAGACCGATGACGCTCAGCAGCAGTGGCGGCACCGACAGCAGCGTGAAGAACGCCGCCTCGGCCGCCAGGCCGAGGATGCGGTACTCCATGCACGAGTTGACGGTGTCCTTGAGCAGCAGCCAGGCGGTCCTGCGTTTGGAGACGTTCCGGTACAGGACCCGGACGCGATGGAGCCGGCCGGAGGGCCGTTCGGGGGATTCACTTGCTGGCTGCACGACCTAAAGGTATCCGTCGCGGGGGGTCGCACTCATCCGCGGACGCCCACCGACCGGTGCCGGCCCCCCTCGGGTCCCCGGCGCGGTAGGTTCACGGTCATGGCAGGCAGTACCCACACCGTGACGAATCAGGCGCCGCCGCTGGTCGGCTACGACGTCTTCACCGCCGACCGGGCCCTGACGGCCGCGGTCGAGCGGCATCTGGCACCCGAGCTGCTCGACGAGGCCCTGGAGGAGCTGTCGGGCCTGGGCCGCGGCTGCGGGTCGGTCCAGACGCAGGAGTGGGGCGCGCAGGCCGATCGGAACCCGCCGGTCCTGCGCACCCACGACCGCTACGGCCACCGGATCGACGAGGTCGGCTTCCACCCGGCCTGGCACCGGCTGCTGGGCAAGGGCGTCTCGGCCGGCCTGACCGCGGCCTGGTCCCGGCCGGGGGGGCACGTGCGGCGTGCGGCCGGTTTCCTCATGTGGACCCAGGTCGAGGCCGGCAACTGCTGCCCGCTGTCGATGACCCACGCGGCGGTCCCGGCCCTGCGCGCCGACCCGGACCTCGCCGCCGAGTGGGAGCCGCGGCTCACCTCCCGGGTGTACGACCGGGAGCTGCGGCCCGCCCACCTCAAGGCCGGGGCGCTGTTCGGGATGGGCATGACGGAGAAGCAGGGCGGCAGCGACGTACGGGCGAACACCACCTCGGCACGCCCGCTGGCCGAGGACGGCACCTACGAGCTGACCGGGCACAAGTGGTTCTGTTCGGCGCCGATGTCGGACGCCTTCCTGGTCCTGGCCCGGGCTCCGGGAGGGCTGACCTGCTTCCTGGTGCCGCGCGTGCTGGCCGACGGCACCCGCAACGTGTTCCTGCTCCAGCGGCTCAAGGACAAGCTGGGCAACCGGTCCAACGCCTCCGCCGAGGTCGAGTTCGCCGGGACCTGGGCGCGCCGGGTCGGCGAGGAGGGGCGCGGGGTGCGCACCGTCATCGGCATGGTGGCGGCGACCCGGCTGGACTGCGTACTGGGTTCGGCCGGCCTGATGCGGCAGGCCGTCGCGCAGGCGGTGCACCACTGCACCTACCGGGAGACCTTCGGCGCGAAGCTGGTCGACCAGCCGCTGATGCGCAACGTCCTCGCGGACCTCGCCGTCGAGTCCGAGGCGGCCACCACGCTCGCCCTGCGGCTCGCGGCGGCCCAGGACGCCGCCGACGGCGGGGACGAGCGGGAACGGGCGCTGCTGCGGATCGCGGTGCCGGTGGCCAAGTACTGGGTGACCAAGCGGTGTGCGCCGGTGGCGGTGGAAGCGGCCGAGTGCCTGGGGGGCAACGGATACGTCGAGGAGTCGGGGATGCCCCGGCTGGTGCGCGAGTCGCCGCTGAACTCGATCTGGGAGGGCGCCGGCAACGTGCAGGCGCTGGACGTGCTGCGGGCGCTCGGGCGGGAGCCGCGGGCGATGGACGCGTATCTGACGGAGGTGGGCCTGACGCGCGGCGCCGACCACCGGCTGGACGCGGCGATCAGGGGCCTGCTGACGGAGCTGGCCGACCTGGGTGCCGCCGAGGGGCGGGCGCGGCGGCTGGTGGAGCGGCTGGCGCTGGTGCTCCAGGGCTCACTGCTGGTCCGGTACGCGCCGCCGGAGGTCGCCGACGCGTTCTGCGCCGCGCGGCTGGGCGGTGACGGGGGCGCGGCCTTCGGCACACTGCCGCCCACGCTGGACCTGGCGTCGGTGGTGGAGCGGGCCCGGCCGGTGGCGCCGGCCTGATCCGCCGGGTGGAGCGGGGGTGGTGCCGCGCCGACACGGCACCACCCCCGCCACACAGGCCCGTACAGGCCGCGTACGCCGCTCGGGGCGACGTGGTTCAAGTCTGGCCGCCGGTACGGCCGTCCACCAGGGTTGCAGGGGGTTGCAACTTGCTGCCGACTGTGTGCGGACTGTGCCCTCGCGGCCCGGGCGGGCAGTGAGTACCGGACGAACATCTGAGTATTCGGACATCCGGCTTCGGGAGGACGGGGACCAGTGGCGCTCTCGCCGATGGACGTGACGCAGTTCGCCGCCGTCGACACGGCGCGTGCGGCGCGGATGCTCAACGAGGTCCGTTCCGCGACACTCTCGGGCGGACGGGCCCCGGTGCCGCCGCGTCCGGTGATCGAGCAGTCCTGGGCGCGGATGCTGCGCAGCGGTGTCGATCCCGAGCACGACTTCCGCTCCGGGCTCCTGTCCCCCGAGGAGGTACGGCGGCGGCGGGAGGCGTCGGCGCTGCGGCATGTGCTGCCGGTGCTGCGGGAGGGTCTGCTGTCGGTCGCGGACGTGGCGCACCACATCATGGTGGTCGCCGACGACGAGGGCCGGGTGCTGTGGCGGGAGGGCAGCGCGCGGGTGCTGCGCAAGGCCGACGGTCTCGGCTTCGAGCTGGGCGCGGACTGGCGCGAGGAGGTGGTCGGCACCAACGGCGTGGGCACGCCGGCCGTGACCCGGCGGCCCGTGCAGGTCTTCGCCGCCGAGCACTTCGTACGGTCCCAGGCGGCCTGGACCTGCGCCGGGGCGCCGATCACCGACCCGCGCAGCGGCCGGCTGCTCGGTGTGGTCGACGTGAGCGGGCCGCTGGAGACGATGCACCCGGCGACGCTCGCCTGGGTCGACTCGGTGGCCAAGCTCGCCGAGGCCCGGCTGCGTGAGCTGCACGTGCTGTCGCTGGAGCGCCTGCGGGCGGTGGCCGCGCCGGTGCTGGCCCGGCTGGACGGGCGGGCCCTGGTGACGGACCGGGAGGGCTGGACGGCGGCGGTGACGGGGATGCCGTACGTGGACCGGGTGGTGCTGCCCAAGTCCCCGGCGGCGGGGCCGAGGTGGCTGCCGGCGATCGGGGCGTGCACCGTGGAGCCGCTGGGCGAGGGGTGGCTGGTGCGGGCGGCCGGGGAACCGGTGCCGCGGGGCGCCACCCGGATCGTGCTGGACCTCGGGCAGCCGCGCCGCTGGTCGGTCCGGGTGCTGGGCGGCGCGGAGACCTGGGTCCGGGAACTGAGTCCCCGGCACGCCGAGTTGCTGTACCTGCTGGCCGTCCACCGCGCCGGCCGCAGCGCGGCGGGGCTGGCCGAGGACGTGTTCGGCGACCCGGCCCGCACGGTGACGGTACGGGCCGAGATGTCACGGGTGCGGAGGTACCTCGGGGCCTACCTGGAACACCGGCCGTATCGTTTCTGCGAGCACGCGGAAGTCGAGGTGGTCCTCCCCGACGACCCGTGCGACCTGC
Coding sequences within it:
- a CDS encoding methyltransferase, whose amino-acid sequence is MSTIHWTENHTHQSARWHSENAAPLPQRTIVADDRTKADDAYRQACEGTALLWRGDFHNARQLLQAMGRRIDRKPPRLSTSPSENFHLHRRSSSHRARVLGKLLVPLDDDYTLTLRRAPNVRQACLEAYGPSKGPMAVSLRELLGVIGAHQWRLKGIDVPALGTRIHPHYGVFAPVRGEYVDLVAHTPLPPAARHSAATSTAFDLGTGTGVLAAVLAHRGINRVMATDISPRALACARENVHRLALTDRIDVSGPGLFPEGRADLIVCNPPWLPARPTGPIEQGVYDPDSTMLHSFLAGLPAHLRPGGEGWLILSDLAEHLDLRTRQQLLDALQAAQLHVVGKIDTQPRHPRSQDAADPLHTARSAETTSLWRLIPAP
- a CDS encoding VOC family protein, whose amino-acid sequence is MSALPALLDHLVLATPDLAATVADFTRRTGVAPAPGGAHLGLGTRNHLVGLGGTAYLEIIGPDPDRSPPNGPRPVWLERLTAPRFVSWAIRPPELDAAVAAARARGHDPGAVHRMSRSRPGGALLEWRLTDGAHPSGLVPFLIDWGTTPHPSSGLPVTPLLALTATAPDPAVIRPLLSALGTALPLTAGPTGLCCTVDTPRGPVSFGPP
- a CDS encoding VOC family protein; its protein translation is MTARFNAISLIVADMAASVAFYRRLGFAFPEGAGGRPHAEAGLPGGIRLLLDTEESVRSFTPGWQPPAGGGRHSLALLCDTPAEVDALYEELTGAGCHGEREPWDAVWGQRYAVLSDPDGHGVDLFAPLAASAQ
- a CDS encoding helix-turn-helix transcriptional regulator; this translates as MYAERASRLNGAVVWTNTPTAPGPGRVLPDGCMDLLWHDGRLLVAGPDTRAHATGGSPGPWAGVRLYPGTAPALLGVPAHALRDRRVDLTDLWPAARVRRLTARVNAAPDPASGLEEAALSRAADTEPPDPLLRRVVTALDAGRTVAATADELGVSARQLHRRSLAAFGYGPKTLARVLRLQRALALARAGTSLAETAVRSGYADQAHLTRDVRELAGVAPGELLGRRG
- a CDS encoding AraC family transcriptional regulator → MDALAGLLEGPRARGAFMIRACFDPPWAVRVEDRAPLTVMLMVRGDAWIVPDTGDRLRLRAGDLAIARGPDPYTCADDPGTPPQAVILPGGACGYPDGRPLNGSMDLGVRTWGDRPDGGAVLLIGTYLVRGEIGGRLLDALPPLLSLDSDQWDCPLTPLLTTEVTRDEPGQEVVLDRLLDLLVIAALRAWFAGPRAEPPAWYRALGDPVVGRALRQLQDDPAHPWTVASLAAEAGVSRAALARRFTDLVGEPPMAYLTGWRLALAADRLRDTQDTLGAIARQVGYGSAFALSTAFKRVYGVSPQEYRTPA
- a CDS encoding NAD(P)H-binding protein; protein product: MTDTRTHGDMTVVVTGASGRTGRRVAEAARAAGLTVRAASRATGFDWRDPSTWADVLRGADAAYLAHPTDVGAPDAAGAVGALAREAAGLGVRRLVLLSARGEEQARPTEEALAGAGADWTVVRAAWFAQNFSEGPLVEELRQHGELVFPGGGVGEPFVDLRDVADVVVAALTSGDRYAGRVLEVSGPRLLTFGEAVAEIAGETGRALRYRAVSAHEYGENLAGFGVPEEEAAFLVELFGAMLDGRNAHLSDGVQQVLGRPPRDFADFVRDGAAAGTWRAAPVS
- a CDS encoding YihY/virulence factor BrkB family protein, which encodes MQPASESPERPSGRLHRVRVLYRNVSKRRTAWLLLKDTVNSCMEYRILGLAAEAAFFTLLSVPPLLLSVIGLLGYVDLWIGADTTDSLRTSILDASRAVLSERGVEQITEPILDDVMKGGRPDVISLGFLFALWSGSRAVNVFIDTITVMYGLDGVRGIVKTRLMAFLLFLVALLIGSVALPLMVAGPDAVVRIVPWSTTVVQVLYWPVVIILSVAFLTTLYHVSVPVRSPWIEDVPGALVALAMWVLGSFLLRIYLTSTVEGPTIYGSLAAPVAVLLWIGVSAFAVLVGAAVNAAIDRVWPAAATAAAREANERLRQAQVAEYVARTAASGESDPDMPSEFPERWSRFLPPEDVTSRLRTHVKSTPPAHHDNVNHNNVNHGSTNHDKANHNKPEAS
- a CDS encoding acyl-CoA dehydrogenase family protein; this translates as MAGSTHTVTNQAPPLVGYDVFTADRALTAAVERHLAPELLDEALEELSGLGRGCGSVQTQEWGAQADRNPPVLRTHDRYGHRIDEVGFHPAWHRLLGKGVSAGLTAAWSRPGGHVRRAAGFLMWTQVEAGNCCPLSMTHAAVPALRADPDLAAEWEPRLTSRVYDRELRPAHLKAGALFGMGMTEKQGGSDVRANTTSARPLAEDGTYELTGHKWFCSAPMSDAFLVLARAPGGLTCFLVPRVLADGTRNVFLLQRLKDKLGNRSNASAEVEFAGTWARRVGEEGRGVRTVIGMVAATRLDCVLGSAGLMRQAVAQAVHHCTYRETFGAKLVDQPLMRNVLADLAVESEAATTLALRLAAAQDAADGGDERERALLRIAVPVAKYWVTKRCAPVAVEAAECLGGNGYVEESGMPRLVRESPLNSIWEGAGNVQALDVLRALGREPRAMDAYLTEVGLTRGADHRLDAAIRGLLTELADLGAAEGRARRLVERLALVLQGSLLVRYAPPEVADAFCAARLGGDGGAAFGTLPPTLDLASVVERARPVAPA
- a CDS encoding GAF domain-containing protein, whose translation is MALSPMDVTQFAAVDTARAARMLNEVRSATLSGGRAPVPPRPVIEQSWARMLRSGVDPEHDFRSGLLSPEEVRRRREASALRHVLPVLREGLLSVADVAHHIMVVADDEGRVLWREGSARVLRKADGLGFELGADWREEVVGTNGVGTPAVTRRPVQVFAAEHFVRSQAAWTCAGAPITDPRSGRLLGVVDVSGPLETMHPATLAWVDSVAKLAEARLRELHVLSLERLRAVAAPVLARLDGRALVTDREGWTAAVTGMPYVDRVVLPKSPAAGPRWLPAIGACTVEPLGEGWLVRAAGEPVPRGATRIVLDLGQPRRWSVRVLGGAETWVRELSPRHAELLYLLAVHRAGRSAAGLAEDVFGDPARTVTVRAEMSRVRRYLGAYLEHRPYRFCEHAEVEVVLPDDPCDLLPHSTAPAVAERRASRPAP